The Deltaproteobacteria bacterium GWC2_65_14 genome contains the following window.
GCCGGAGCTCCCCGCTGGAGACGATGTCCACCCCGCTCCCCATCCGGGTGAAGGTCCGGATGACGGATCGGTTCGAGTTCGCCTTCATGGAGTAGCAGATCAGATGGGGGATCCCGGAGAAGGCCTCGTCGAACACGGCGTAGTGGCGGGAGAGAGTCGAATGGCTGTATACGTAGGCCGGGGTCCCCACCGCCTCGGCGATCGTCCGCAGCGGCACCTCCTCACAGTGGAGATGTCCGGCTTTTCTGACGAAATGATGCATCGCTCTACCTCGGTGCGCTCCACCGGGAGGAGAGGAATGCCCCCGCGTGGAACGGGTGGAATGCGTGGATCACGGCCGCGTTTCCCCGGAGCGGCTCCGGCTTCGCCTTCCGGCCGCAGGCCGGCAGCTGGAGCAGGATGAGCGGAAGAAGCAGAAGGAGGAGGCCGCGGACCGCCCCCGCCCTCCGGACCGGGGATGTCATCGCTTCTTGAGGGCCTCCAGCCGCCGCTTCACCCGGGAGAGTCCCGTCCCTCCCCGGGTCTTCCGCATCCGGACCGAGTTCGACAGGGAGATGACGTCCCGCACCTCCTCATCGATCCGGGTGGAGAAGGAGCGGAATTCCTTCAGGCTCAGGTCCTTCAGCCGCTTTCCCTTCTCCTCGCAGTAACGGACGATCTTCCCGCTGATCTCGTGGGCCTTGCGGAAGGGGATCCCCTTCCGCGCGAGATAGTCGGCCAGGTCGGTCGCCGTGAGAAAGCCGTCGTCGCAGGCGGCCCGCATCCGTTCCTCGTTCACCCGCATCCCCTGAAGGAGAAGCGCCGTTCCGATGAGCGATTCCCGGACCGTCCGGGAGGAGTCGAAGAGCGGCTCCTTGTCCTCCTGCATGTCCCGGTTGTAGGAGAGGGGGAGCCCCTTCATCATCGTGAGCAGGTTCAACAGGTTCCCGTAGGCCCTTCCCGTCTTCCCCCGGACCAGCTCGGCGACGTCGGGGTTCTTCTTCTGCGGCATGATGCTGCTTCCCGTGCAGAGCTCGTCCGGGAACGACAGGAACCCGAACTCCGCGGAAGACCAGTAGACGAACTCCTCGGAGAGGCGCGACAGGTGCATCATCGTGACCGCGCAGGAATAGAGGAAGTCGGCGGCGAAGTCGCGGTCGGAGACCGCGTCGATGCTGTTTTCGCAGACCCCGTCCATCCCGAGCTCCCGGGCCACGAACTCCCGGTCGAGCGGGAAGGTCGACCCGGCGAGCGCCCCCGCCCCGAGGGGGGAGACGTTCATACGCCGCCGCGCGTCCCGGAACCGTTCCGCGTCCCGACCGAGCATCTCGTGATAGGCCAGCAGGTGGTGGGAGAAGAGCACCGGCTGGGCGCGCTGGACATGGGTGTAGCCCGGCATCACCACGCCGAACAGGCTTTCCGCGCGCCGGAGCAGGATCCCGCGGACCTTCTCGAGGAGCGCCGCGATCCCGTCGCAGGCGTCGCGCAGAAAGAGCCGCAGGTCGAGCGCCACCTGGTCGTTCCGGCTCCGGCCGGTGTGCAGCTTCCCCCCGACCGGGCCGATCTTCCGGATCAGGAACTGCTCGACCGCCATGTGGATGTCTTCCTGGGAGAGGTTGAAGGAGAGCTTCCCCGCCTCGATCTCCTCCCGGATCTCCTTCAGCGCCGAGACGATCTTCCTTCCCTCGGCCGCCGACAATATCTTCTGCTTCGCCAGCATCCTCGCGTGGGCGATGCTTCCCTCGATGTCATGCCGGTAGAGCAGCACGTCGTAGGAAATCGAGGCGGTGAACTCCTCGACAAACGAGTCGATTCCCCCCTCGAACCGTCCGCCCCAGGCCTTCTTCTTCGCCATGTCAGCCCTTCCCCTTCCCGTCCCTGAGCATCGCCCGGATCTTGAGCCGGAGCGCGTTGATCTTCACGAACCCTTCCGCGTCCCGCTGGTTGAACACCGTCTCCTTCTCGAAGGTCGCGAAGTCGGTCCGGTAGAGGCTGTAGCGGCTTTTGCGCCCCGCGATCCCGCAGTTCCCCTTGTAGAGCTTGAGCCGCGCCGTCCCGGTCACGTTCTCCTGCGTCTTCTCGATCGCCGCGCGGAGCATCTCCATCTCCGGGGAGAACCAGTACCCGTAGTAGATCAGCTCCGCGAACCTGGGAACCAGCGAATCGCGCAGGTGCATCACCTCCCGGTCGAGGGTGATCGACTCGACGGCCCGGTGGGCGGCATGGAGGATCGTCCCCCCCGGGGTCTCGTACACGCCGCGCGACTTGATCCCCACGTACCGGTTCTCCACGAGATCCACCCTCCCGATCCCGTGGGTCCCCCCGATCCGGTTCAGGTGCGCCAGCAGCTTCGCCGGTCCCATCCTCTTTCCGTCCACCGCCGTGGGGATCCCCTTCACGAAGTCGACCTCCACGTAGACCGCCTTGTCCGGCGCCTTCTCCGGCGACCGGGTGAGGACATAGATGTCCTCCGGCGGCTCGGAGTAGGGGTCCTCGAGGATCCCCCCCTCGAAGCTGATGTGCAGGAGGTTCCGGTCGCTCGACCAGGGCTTTTTCGCGGTCACCGGGGTCTGGATGCCGTGCCTGCGGGCGTAGTTCACCAGGTCGGTCCTCGAGGTGAACTCCCACTCCCGCCACGGGGTGATCACCCGGATCCCCGGCATCAGGGCGTAGTAGGTCAGCTCGAACCGCACCTGGTCGTTCCCCTTCCCGGTCGACCCGTGGGACACGGCGTCCGCCTTCTCCCGGCGGGCCAACTCGATCTGCTTCTGCGCGATGAGCGGGCGAGCGAGCGAGGTCCCGAGAAGGTAGGAGCCCTCGTAGACCGCGTTCGCCATGAGCGCCGGAAAGACGAAGTCGCGGACGAACTCGTCCTGGACGTTCTCGACGTACACCTTGGAGGCGCCCGTCTTTTTCGCCTTGGCGCGCACCGGGTCGAGCTCCTCCCCCTGCCCGAGGTCGGCCACGAAGGCGATCACCTCGCAGTCGTAGGTCTCGATCAGCCACCGCAGGATGACCGAGGTGTCGAGCCCTCCCGAATATGCCAGCACCACCTTCTTCACCGAGCCCACGGATCCCTCCTTCGTCCGGTCAATGTGAAATGCAACGTTCGAGAACGGCCATCTGCAGGTGAAGGCGGTTCTCCGCCTCGTCGAACACGGCGGACTGCGGACCCTCCATCACCTCGTCCGTGATCTCCTCCCCGCGGTGGGCGGGAAGGCAGTGCATGACGATCGCGTTCCGGTGCGCGACCCGCAGCAGGCCGTCGTCGATCCGGAATCCGCGGAAAGCCCGGAGCCTCCGCTTCCGCTCCTTCTCCTGTCCCATGCTCGTCCAGACGTCGGTGTAGAGAATGTCCGCGCCCCGGGCCGCATCGAGCGGGTCCCGCACGATCCTCACCTCCCCCCGGCCGGTCCTCGCCGCCTCCCGGCGGATCGACGCGGAGGGCTCGAACCCCTTCGGGCAGGCCAGCCGCAGGGTGAACCCGAGGAGGTGCGCGGCCTCCACCCAGGAGTTCGCCACGTTGTTTCCGTCCCCGATGAAGGCGACCCGCATCCTGCGCAGGTCGAATCCCCGTTCCTGCGCCGTCATCAGGTCGGCCAGCACCTGGCAGGGATGGTGGTCGTCGCTGAGGCCGTTGATCACCGGGACGGCGGCGGACGCCGCCATCTCCTCCGCCACGGCGTGGGAGAAGGTCCGGATCAGGATGGCGTCCGCGTAGCGGGAGAGAACCCTGGCGGTGTCCCGCACCGGCTCCCCCCTCCCGATCTGGGTGTCCTCGGGGGAGAGGAAGAGGGCGTGTCCCCCCAGCCGGGTCATCCCGACCTCGAAGGAGACCCGCGTCCGGGTGGAGGCCTTCTGGAAGATCATCGCCAGCGACTTTCCCGCGAGCGGGCGCGGAGGCGCCCCGCGCCTCTTCCACCTGCGCTTCCAGGCGCGTCCCGAGGCGACCAGCGCCAGGACGTCGCGCGCGGTCAGATCGAGGACCCGCAGGAGATCCCGCCTCACTTCGGCCCCTCCCGCGGGAGCGACTCCGCGAGCATCGAGAGCCCCACGCGCAGCTCCGCCTCGGTGACGGTCAGCGGCGGAAGGAACCGCAGCACCTTCTCGCCCGCCGTCCCCACGACCAGTCCGGCGGCCAGGCACCGCTGCACCGTCTCCTTCACCTCGGCCTCCATCTCCATCCCGATCATCAGCCCCATCCCCCGGATCTCCCGAACGTCGGAGCGGCCCCGCGCGATCGCAAGAAGCCCCTCCCGCAGGAGATCGCCCTTCCGGCAGACCTCGGCTAGGAACCCGGGGGCGAGGACCGTCTCCAGCACCACCTTCGACGCCGCGCAGCAGACCGGGTTTCCCCCGAACGTGCTCCCGTGCGTCCCCGGTCCGAAGGCGGCCGCGACCTCCTCCCGCGCGACCACCGCGCCCAGCGGCAGCCCGTTCGCCAGCCCCTTGGCGAACGTCGCGATGTCCGGCAGGATCCCGAAATGCGAGCTGGCCAGGAAGGCGCCGGTGCGCCCCATCCCCGACTGGATCTCGTCGGCCACGAAGAGGATCCCGCGCTCCCGGCACAGCGAGAAGGCTTTTCCCAGGTACCCCGCGGGATGAACCCGCACTCCGGACTCCCCCTGCACCGGCTCCACGAGAAACGCGCACACGGACCCGTCGAGCGCCCTCTCGAGCGCGGGCAGATCGCCGAAGGGGACCGCCGTGAACCCGGGAAGCATCGGCTCGAACCCCCGGTGGAACTTCGGCTGCGCCGTGGCGGACAGCCCCCCGTAGGTCCGGCCGTGGAATCCCCCCTCGACCACGACGAACCCGGAGGCCCCCTTCCTCGCGCCGTCGGAGGCCCATTTCCTCGCGAGCTTGATCGCCGCCTCGTTCGCCTCGGTCCCGCTGTTGCAGAAAAAGACCTTCCCCCCGCCCGCCGCGCCGGAGAGCAGCGCGCCCAGTTCCGCCTGGACCGGAACGTGGAACAGGTTGGAGACATGGGTGAGGGCCTTCGCCTGTCCGCAGACCGCCTCGACGACGCGCGGATGGGAGTGGCCGAGGAGGGCGACCGCGATCCCCCCCAGGAGGTCGAGATACTCCTTCCCCTCGGCATCGAAGAGGCGCGCTCCCTCCCCCCGGACGAAGGCGACGGGAGCCCGGGCGTAATTCCCCATCTGGTGCTTCTGCGTCATCCCCGTGATCTCCGCGGAGGTCATGCTCCTCACCCCTCCGGCTCCGGAGCGGTGATTTCCGTGCCGATCCCCGCGTCGGTGAAGATCTCCAGCAGGACGCTGTGGGGGACGCGTCCGTCGAGGATGTGGACCTTCCTCACACCCTTCCCCAGAGCCGTCAGGCCGCACTCCACCTTGGGGATCATTCCCCCCGTGATGCTCCCCTCCCCGATCGCCGCTTCGCACTCCCGCGCGGTCATCGTGGAGACCAGCTCCCCCCGGCCGTTCCTCACCCCGGCGACG
Protein-coding sequences here:
- a CDS encoding argininosuccinate lyase — translated: MAKKKAWGGRFEGGIDSFVEEFTASISYDVLLYRHDIEGSIAHARMLAKQKILSAAEGRKIVSALKEIREEIEAGKLSFNLSQEDIHMAVEQFLIRKIGPVGGKLHTGRSRNDQVALDLRLFLRDACDGIAALLEKVRGILLRRAESLFGVVMPGYTHVQRAQPVLFSHHLLAYHEMLGRDAERFRDARRRMNVSPLGAGALAGSTFPLDREFVARELGMDGVCENSIDAVSDRDFAADFLYSCAVTMMHLSRLSEEFVYWSSAEFGFLSFPDELCTGSSIMPQKKNPDVAELVRGKTGRAYGNLLNLLTMMKGLPLSYNRDMQEDKEPLFDSSRTVRESLIGTALLLQGMRVNEERMRAACDDGFLTATDLADYLARKGIPFRKAHEISGKIVRYCEEKGKRLKDLSLKEFRSFSTRIDEEVRDVISLSNSVRMRKTRGGTGLSRVKRRLEALKKR
- a CDS encoding ornithine carbamoyltransferase, producing the protein MRRDLLRVLDLTARDVLALVASGRAWKRRWKRRGAPPRPLAGKSLAMIFQKASTRTRVSFEVGMTRLGGHALFLSPEDTQIGRGEPVRDTARVLSRYADAILIRTFSHAVAEEMAASAAVPVINGLSDDHHPCQVLADLMTAQERGFDLRRMRVAFIGDGNNVANSWVEAAHLLGFTLRLACPKGFEPSASIRREAARTGRGEVRIVRDPLDAARGADILYTDVWTSMGQEKERKRRLRAFRGFRIDDGLLRVAHRNAIVMHCLPAHRGEEITDEVMEGPQSAVFDEAENRLHLQMAVLERCISH
- a CDS encoding argininosuccinate synthase, with the protein product MGSVKKVVLAYSGGLDTSVILRWLIETYDCEVIAFVADLGQGEELDPVRAKAKKTGASKVYVENVQDEFVRDFVFPALMANAVYEGSYLLGTSLARPLIAQKQIELARREKADAVSHGSTGKGNDQVRFELTYYALMPGIRVITPWREWEFTSRTDLVNYARRHGIQTPVTAKKPWSSDRNLLHISFEGGILEDPYSEPPEDIYVLTRSPEKAPDKAVYVEVDFVKGIPTAVDGKRMGPAKLLAHLNRIGGTHGIGRVDLVENRYVGIKSRGVYETPGGTILHAAHRAVESITLDREVMHLRDSLVPRFAELIYYGYWFSPEMEMLRAAIEKTQENVTGTARLKLYKGNCGIAGRKSRYSLYRTDFATFEKETVFNQRDAEGFVKINALRLKIRAMLRDGKGKG